A single window of Lentimicrobiaceae bacterium DNA harbors:
- a CDS encoding nucleoside deaminase — MMEKEQSDIHFMRQALLEAHKAAARDEVPVGAVIVSNGQIIARGYNLTETLNDATAHAEMQAFTSAANFIGGKYLNDCTLYVTVEPCPMCAAASLWVQLGTIVYGAADSKRGYSTISSKLLHPKTIVRGGVLSDECSSLMSDFFRKKR, encoded by the coding sequence ATGATGGAAAAAGAACAAAGTGATATACATTTTATGAGGCAGGCGCTGCTGGAGGCTCACAAAGCAGCAGCCCGTGATGAGGTTCCTGTTGGCGCTGTTATTGTTAGCAATGGTCAGATTATAGCACGTGGCTATAATTTAACCGAAACACTTAACGATGCTACGGCACATGCTGAAATGCAGGCTTTTACCTCTGCAGCAAACTTTATTGGCGGTAAGTATTTGAATGACTGTACTTTGTATGTAACTGTTGAGCCATGTCCCATGTGTGCGGCTGCTTCACTCTGGGTACAGTTAGGAACCATAGTTTACGGGGCTGCTGATTCTAAAAGAGGTTATTCAACCATTAGTTCTAAACTTTTACATCCAAAAACAATCGTCAGAGGAGGGGTTTTATCTGATGAGTGTAGCAGCCTGATGTCGGATTTCTTCAGAAAAAAAAGATAG
- the atpB gene encoding F0F1 ATP synthase subunit A — MRTFLLSIIFLLGSLGAFSSNPSHEEPLQTGHEETSHEEKFNAGNMIIDHIVDSHDWHIASFGHTHFTIPLPIILIDEGKLVTFSSSKFHHGEQSYEGYKIETDRKAGKGKIVKVIPGTMETDKTASRPIDLSITKTVVGIFVNFIVLLVVFFQVAKSYKRNAGHAPKGLQALLEPLILFVRDDIAEPSIGKHYKKFMPFLLTLFFFIFFSNLIGLFPFFPGGANVTGNIAVTLVLAAFTFIITTFIANKSYWLHIFNPPGVPWWLKFPLPLLPLIEFTGVFIKPFVLMVRLFANITAGHIIVLGFVSLIFIFANMNPALGYGVSPVSVLFSVFISLLELLVAFIQAYVFTMLSALYFGMATEEHEHVQEASH, encoded by the coding sequence ATGAGGACATTTTTACTATCGATTATATTCCTGCTCGGCAGCCTTGGGGCATTTTCATCTAACCCTTCGCATGAAGAACCGCTGCAAACAGGGCACGAAGAAACAAGCCACGAAGAAAAATTTAATGCCGGCAACATGATAATCGATCATATTGTTGACAGTCATGACTGGCACATCGCTTCATTTGGACATACACATTTTACCATCCCTTTGCCCATCATTCTGATTGATGAGGGAAAACTTGTCACCTTCAGTTCTTCAAAGTTTCATCATGGCGAACAATCATACGAAGGATATAAAATTGAAACAGACCGCAAGGCCGGAAAGGGGAAAATTGTAAAAGTGATTCCCGGCACAATGGAAACAGATAAAACGGCATCCAGGCCAATTGATTTGTCCATTACCAAAACAGTGGTTGGCATTTTTGTAAATTTTATTGTGCTGCTGGTGGTTTTCTTTCAGGTTGCCAAATCGTACAAACGCAATGCCGGCCATGCACCCAAAGGGCTACAGGCTTTGCTCGAACCACTTATCTTATTTGTGCGCGACGACATTGCTGAGCCGTCAATAGGCAAGCATTACAAGAAATTTATGCCTTTTTTGCTCACTTTATTCTTTTTCATTTTTTTCAGCAATCTGATTGGGTTGTTCCCATTTTTCCCCGGAGGCGCCAATGTAACAGGCAACATCGCAGTAACATTGGTACTGGCCGCTTTCACTTTTATCATTACCACCTTCATTGCCAACAAGTCGTACTGGCTTCATATATTCAATCCTCCCGGAGTTCCGTGGTGGCTTAAATTTCCGCTGCCATTACTCCCCCTCATTGAATTTACAGGTGTCTTTATCAAACCATTTGTATTAATGGTGCGTCTCTTTGCAAACATCACGGCCGGCCATATTATAGTTCTCGGATTTGTAAGTTTGATTTTCATCTTTGCCAATATGAATCCGGCCCTGGGTTATGGTGTTTCGCCCGTCTCTGTTTTGTTTTCAGTATTTATAAGCCTGCTCGAGTTGTTGGTTGCATTCATACAAGCATATGTGTTTACAATGCTTTCGGCCCTGTATTTTGGAATGGCTACCGAAGAACATGAACATGTACAGGAAGCTTCACATTAA
- the atpE gene encoding ATP synthase F0 subunit C — MSLLSLLLQVAADLAPVAKMGAALGAGIASIGAGIGIGNIGRGALESMARQPESTGDIRSNMIVAAALIEGVAFFAIVVCLLVVFI, encoded by the coding sequence ATGTCACTTTTATCATTACTTCTGCAGGTAGCTGCTGACCTTGCCCCGGTTGCAAAAATGGGTGCTGCGCTTGGCGCAGGAATTGCTTCAATCGGAGCCGGAATCGGCATTGGAAACATTGGCCGTGGCGCACTTGAATCAATGGCAAGACAGCCTGAATCTACCGGCGACATCAGGTCAAACATGATTGTAGCGGCTGCTCTTATCGAAGGAGTTGCTTTTTTTGCAATTGTTGTTTGTCTGCTTGTTGTATTTATTTAG